Genomic window (Rhodothermales bacterium):
CGGCCTGCCGTGGTGGCTGCCGGCGTCATCCGTCTATGCCACCCACACTGCCACCGACACCCCCATGTGGATCACGGGCGTGATCTATAAATACGGGATGGTCGGGATCTGGTACACGTTTTTCTCCGCCTGGGCCGCCATCAGCGCGTTTGTCTCCACGCGGATTTTCAGGCGTTCGCTGGCCTACACGCAGGCGGAGTGGAACGTGATCCGGTTTACCGGGCTCGGGGCGGAAATGATGCGGGGGTGGATGGCCGGCTGGCAGGTGTTCATGAACATGTTCATCCTGGGC
Coding sequences:
- a CDS encoding sodium:solute symporter produces the protein MNVVFTWLDWFWVVMFLVLMIGSGVLFYRLGKRSESDFFLAGRGLPWWLPASSVYATHTATDTPMWITGVIYKYGMVGIWYTFFSAWAAISAFVSTRIFRRSLAYTQAEWNVIRFTGLGAEMMRGWMAGWQVFMNMFILG